In Devosia beringensis, a single window of DNA contains:
- a CDS encoding DUF808 domain-containing protein, which translates to MSVGLLALLDDVAGLVKVAAASLDDVAGQAAKAGVKAAGAVIDDAAVTPRYVDGFTADRELPIVGAIAWGSIKNKLIFLLPAALILSTFLPGAITPLLMIGGAYLCYEGAEKVFHALAPHEAEVHEAGLEPIAVNAATLEDQKIAGAIQTDFILSAEIMTIALSAIDVPDIWTRALILALVAVGITVVVYGGVALIVKGDDMGLWLARHARTGAGRGFGRALVTGMPVFMQVLSVIGTAAMIWVGGGILSHGLVSFGIAGPEHFIEGASEWAAHAVPAIADFAGWLMMALIDGVGGLIFGALLIPVVGYALAPAWKALKRLLPKRA; encoded by the coding sequence ATGAGTGTCGGTCTGCTTGCTCTGCTCGATGACGTCGCTGGCCTGGTCAAGGTCGCTGCTGCCTCGCTCGACGACGTCGCCGGCCAGGCCGCCAAGGCCGGGGTCAAGGCGGCGGGCGCCGTGATCGATGATGCCGCGGTGACCCCGCGCTATGTCGATGGCTTCACCGCAGATCGCGAATTGCCCATTGTCGGCGCCATTGCCTGGGGCTCGATCAAGAACAAGCTGATCTTCCTGCTGCCCGCCGCGCTGATTCTGAGCACCTTCCTGCCGGGTGCCATCACGCCGCTGCTGATGATTGGTGGCGCCTATCTCTGCTACGAGGGCGCCGAAAAGGTCTTCCACGCTTTGGCGCCGCACGAGGCCGAGGTGCACGAGGCTGGCCTTGAACCCATCGCCGTCAATGCCGCGACCCTGGAAGACCAGAAGATCGCCGGCGCCATCCAGACCGATTTCATCCTCTCGGCCGAGATCATGACCATCGCCCTTTCGGCCATCGACGTGCCCGACATCTGGACCCGCGCGCTGATCCTGGCGCTGGTCGCCGTGGGCATCACCGTCGTGGTCTATGGCGGCGTGGCCCTGATCGTCAAAGGCGACGACATGGGCCTGTGGCTGGCCCGCCACGCCCGCACCGGCGCTGGCCGCGGCTTTGGCCGTGCGCTGGTCACCGGCATGCCCGTCTTCATGCAGGTACTCAGCGTCATCGGCACCGCGGCCATGATCTGGGTCGGCGGCGGCATCCTGTCCCACGGCCTGGTCAGCTTCGGCATTGCCGGGCCGGAGCACTTCATCGAAGGCGCCTCCGAATGGGCTGCCCACGCCGTACCGGCCATTGCCGATTTCGCCGGCTGGCTGATGATGGCCCTCATCGACGGTGTCGGCGGCCTGATCTTCGGCGCGCTGCTGATCCCGGTGGTCGGCTATGCCCTGGCGCCGGCCTGGAAGGCTCTCAAGCGCCTGCTGCCCAAACGCGCCTAG
- a CDS encoding GNAT family N-acetyltransferase, which produces MSDLRLLETDRLVLSGWSIDQVDDLLRLHGNPDVSRYLKGDGSPWIRADCAARIALWRDNFVSHRMGKLRVQRKSDGVLLGRAGFGLHGERGEPEIGYALFPEYHGKGYATEAAVALRDWLFAETDWMYFLGFADVRNAPSLAVLSKIGMVRTHVGVVEGQQTQFHIMHRGQLSA; this is translated from the coding sequence ATGAGCGACCTGAGGCTGCTCGAAACCGATCGCCTGGTGCTCTCGGGCTGGAGCATCGACCAGGTCGATGACCTGTTGCGCCTGCACGGCAACCCTGACGTGTCGCGCTATCTCAAGGGGGACGGCTCCCCTTGGATTCGCGCAGACTGCGCGGCACGGATCGCGCTGTGGCGCGATAATTTCGTCAGTCACCGCATGGGCAAGCTTCGCGTCCAGCGCAAGAGCGATGGCGTGCTGTTGGGACGCGCCGGGTTTGGGCTGCATGGCGAACGGGGCGAGCCGGAAATTGGCTACGCCTTGTTTCCTGAATATCACGGCAAGGGCTACGCGACCGAGGCCGCCGTCGCCCTGCGCGACTGGCTCTTTGCTGAAACGGACTGGATGTATTTCCTCGGCTTCGCCGATGTGCGCAATGCCCCCTCACTGGCGGTGTTGAGCAAGATCGGCATGGTTCGCACTCATGTGGGCGTGGTGGAGGGGCAGCAGACCCAGTTTCATATCATGCACAGAGGGCAATTATCGGCATGA
- the rnhA gene encoding ribonuclease HI codes for MTETVIIHTDGACSGNPGPGGWGAILQYGDRTKELCGGAQLTTNNKMELTAAIEALNALTRACTVELHTDSQYVKNGVQSWMKGWKKNGWKTADKKPVKNLELWQALDEATKRHTIDWRWVKGHAGHDLNERADQLANDGMAPFKSRR; via the coding sequence ATGACCGAGACCGTAATCATCCATACCGACGGGGCCTGTTCGGGCAATCCCGGGCCAGGCGGCTGGGGCGCCATTCTGCAATATGGCGACAGAACCAAGGAATTGTGCGGCGGCGCCCAGCTGACCACCAATAACAAGATGGAGCTGACTGCGGCCATCGAGGCGCTCAATGCGCTGACGCGGGCCTGCACGGTCGAACTGCACACCGACAGCCAATATGTCAAAAACGGCGTGCAGAGCTGGATGAAGGGCTGGAAGAAGAACGGCTGGAAGACGGCCGACAAGAAGCCGGTCAAGAACCTCGAACTCTGGCAGGCGCTGGACGAGGCGACCAAGCGCCACACCATCGACTGGCGCTGGGTCAAGGGCCATGCCGGGCACGACCTCAACGAGCGTGCCGACCAGCTGGCCAATGACGGCATGGCGCCGTTCAAGAGCCGCCGCTAG
- the glyS gene encoding glycine--tRNA ligase subunit beta: protein MPELLLELFSEEIPARLQRRAADDLKKLVTNALVDAGLVYEGAKAFVTPRRLALTVTGLPARSPDTREEKKGPKVGAPQQAIDGFLRGAGLASIDQAKIESDPKKGDFYVALIEKPGADAVSLLAVILPKLLVDFPWAKSMRWGTGTFNWVRPLRAITATFGAENEEPVVIPFQSNELTSGQTTFGHRFLAPEPIRVRRFDDYVTALERAKVVLDIDRRKDIIKTDAEQLAFAQGLTVITDEGLLEEVAGLVEWPVVMMGTFDPAFLKLPEEVIIATIRANQKCFCLRDANGKLAPNFIITANTEASDGGAVITAGNERVIRARLSDAMFFYQGDLSLPLEHGLPKLEDTVFHAKLGSQFARVERLVKLAAEIAPLVGADPERAKRAAMLAKADLTTGMVGEFPELQGLMGRYYASAQGESADIATAVEMHYKPLGPTDAVPTEPTSIAVALADKLDLLTGFWAIDEKPTGSRDPFALRRAALGVIRIITENGLKFPLKVEADLLAFFHDRLKVTLRDAGARHDLVDAVISADSDDMLQITQRAEALSALLSSADGQNLLAGYKRAANILAAEEKKDGRAYAGAVAQDVLKRPEESALAFAVDAVHAAVTSHVARDDYKGAMAELASLRAPVDAFFTSVMVNDDDAAVRANRLNLLARLRDTMHLVADFSKVAG from the coding sequence ATGCCCGAACTGCTGCTCGAACTGTTTTCCGAGGAAATCCCCGCCCGCCTGCAGCGGCGCGCGGCCGACGACCTCAAGAAACTGGTGACCAATGCGCTGGTCGATGCGGGTCTGGTCTATGAGGGCGCCAAGGCCTTTGTCACGCCGCGCCGCCTGGCGCTGACGGTCACCGGCCTGCCGGCCCGCTCGCCCGATACGCGCGAAGAAAAAAAGGGCCCCAAGGTCGGCGCGCCGCAGCAGGCCATCGACGGCTTCCTGCGCGGCGCGGGCCTCGCATCGATTGACCAGGCCAAGATCGAAAGCGATCCCAAAAAGGGCGACTTCTACGTCGCGCTGATCGAAAAGCCCGGCGCCGACGCCGTCAGCCTGCTGGCCGTCATCCTGCCCAAGCTGCTGGTCGATTTCCCCTGGGCCAAGTCGATGCGCTGGGGCACGGGCACGTTCAACTGGGTGCGCCCCCTGCGCGCCATCACCGCCACCTTCGGCGCCGAAAACGAAGAGCCGGTGGTCATTCCGTTCCAGTCCAATGAACTGACCTCGGGCCAGACCACCTTCGGCCACCGCTTCCTCGCGCCAGAGCCCATCCGCGTGCGCCGCTTCGACGACTACGTGACCGCGCTCGAACGCGCCAAGGTCGTGCTCGACATCGACCGCCGCAAGGACATCATCAAGACCGATGCCGAGCAGCTCGCCTTTGCCCAGGGGCTGACCGTCATCACGGATGAAGGCCTGCTCGAGGAGGTCGCCGGCCTCGTCGAATGGCCCGTCGTCATGATGGGGACCTTTGATCCCGCCTTCCTCAAGCTGCCCGAGGAAGTCATCATCGCCACCATCCGCGCCAACCAGAAGTGCTTCTGCCTGCGCGATGCCAATGGCAAGCTGGCGCCCAATTTCATCATCACCGCCAATACCGAAGCCAGCGATGGCGGCGCGGTGATCACCGCCGGCAATGAGCGCGTCATCCGCGCCCGGCTCAGCGACGCCATGTTCTTCTACCAGGGCGATCTGAGCCTGCCGCTCGAGCATGGCCTGCCCAAGCTCGAAGATACCGTGTTCCATGCCAAGCTGGGCAGCCAGTTCGCCCGCGTCGAGCGCCTGGTCAAGCTGGCCGCCGAGATCGCGCCTTTGGTTGGCGCCGATCCCGAGCGCGCCAAGCGCGCTGCCATGCTGGCCAAGGCTGACCTTACCACCGGCATGGTCGGCGAATTCCCCGAACTGCAGGGCCTGATGGGCCGCTATTATGCCAGCGCCCAGGGCGAGTCGGCCGATATCGCGACGGCCGTCGAGATGCACTACAAGCCGCTCGGCCCCACCGACGCCGTGCCTACCGAGCCTACCTCGATTGCCGTGGCCCTGGCCGACAAGCTTGACCTGCTCACCGGCTTCTGGGCCATCGACGAAAAGCCCACCGGCTCGCGCGATCCCTTTGCGCTGCGTCGTGCTGCGCTAGGCGTGATCCGCATCATCACCGAGAACGGGCTGAAATTCCCGCTCAAGGTCGAGGCAGATCTCCTCGCCTTCTTCCACGACCGTCTCAAGGTCACCCTGCGTGATGCCGGCGCCCGCCATGACCTCGTTGATGCGGTGATATCAGCCGACAGCGACGACATGCTGCAGATCACCCAGCGCGCCGAGGCGCTCTCGGCCCTGCTGTCATCGGCCGATGGGCAGAACCTGCTGGCCGGCTACAAGCGCGCCGCCAATATTCTGGCGGCCGAGGAAAAGAAGGACGGCCGGGCCTATGCCGGCGCCGTGGCCCAGGATGTGTTGAAGCGGCCCGAGGAGTCGGCTCTGGCCTTTGCCGTGGACGCCGTCCACGCCGCGGTCACAAGCCACGTCGCCCGCGACGACTACAAGGGTGCCATGGCCGAACTGGCCTCGCTGCGCGCCCCGGTCGATGCGTTCTTCACATCGGTCATGGTCAACGATGACGATGCCGCTGTCCGCGCCAACCGCCTCAACCTGCTGGCGCGCCTGCGCGACACCATGCATTTGGTCGCCGATTTCTCCAAGGTAGCCGGTTAA
- the ispH gene encoding 4-hydroxy-3-methylbut-2-enyl diphosphate reductase translates to MEKRPQLDILLCAPRGFCAGVDRAIQIVELALEKYGAPVYVRHAIVHNKYVVDGLRDKGAIFVEELSEIPETGAPVVFSAHGVPKSVPADARSRKMFFLDATCPLVSKVHVEAQRHFAEGHEIVLIGHKGHPEVVGTMGQLPEGAITLIETVADAKVFEPKDPMTLAFVTQTTLSVDDTREIVAALKARFPAINGPHKEDICYATTNRQEAIKSVAPEVDAMIVVGSPNSSNSLRLVEVAERAGCKIAMLVDRASEIDWDRFAGIRTLGVSAGASAPEKLVDEVIEAFAQRYDIKVEARVTAKENIAFNIPRELRAIEAAVTE, encoded by the coding sequence ATGGAAAAGCGGCCACAACTAGACATTCTGCTCTGCGCCCCCCGCGGCTTTTGCGCCGGGGTCGATCGCGCCATCCAGATCGTGGAACTCGCGCTCGAGAAATACGGCGCCCCGGTCTATGTGCGGCACGCCATCGTGCACAACAAATATGTGGTGGATGGCCTGCGCGACAAGGGCGCGATCTTCGTCGAGGAGCTGAGCGAAATCCCCGAGACCGGGGCGCCGGTCGTGTTCTCGGCGCATGGCGTACCCAAATCGGTGCCGGCCGATGCGCGCAGTCGCAAGATGTTCTTTCTCGACGCCACCTGCCCGCTGGTGAGCAAGGTGCATGTCGAGGCACAGCGGCATTTTGCCGAGGGTCACGAGATCGTGCTGATCGGCCACAAAGGGCATCCGGAGGTCGTGGGCACAATGGGCCAGCTGCCCGAGGGGGCCATCACGCTGATCGAGACGGTCGCGGACGCCAAGGTGTTCGAGCCCAAGGACCCGATGACCCTGGCCTTCGTGACGCAGACGACACTGTCCGTCGATGACACCCGCGAAATCGTAGCGGCGCTCAAGGCGCGCTTTCCGGCGATCAACGGGCCGCACAAGGAAGACATCTGCTACGCCACCACCAACCGGCAGGAGGCCATCAAGTCGGTGGCGCCGGAAGTCGATGCCATGATCGTGGTGGGCTCGCCCAACTCGTCCAATTCGCTGCGGCTGGTGGAAGTGGCAGAGCGGGCCGGTTGCAAGATCGCCATGCTGGTCGACCGGGCGTCGGAAATCGACTGGGACCGCTTTGCCGGCATCCGGACGCTGGGCGTTTCAGCCGGCGCCTCGGCACCGGAAAAGCTGGTCGACGAGGTGATCGAGGCCTTTGCCCAGCGCTATGACATCAAGGTCGAGGCGCGCGTCACCGCCAAGGAAAACATCGCCTTCAACATTCCGCGCGAATTGCGGGCCATCGAGGCGGCCGTCACTGAATGA